The proteins below come from a single Streptomyces sp. SCSIO 75703 genomic window:
- the dprA gene encoding DNA-processing protein DprA, with protein sequence MFLTRVLEPGDATGGRWVRELGVTEVVRRLREGGTALPGAGEKRWAGLRARAVRADPRQDLAAARTAGVRFVPPGTAEWPRQLDDLGDARPLGLWVRGLPSLRMWALRSVAVVGARACTAYGAHMAAELAAGLTERGWVVVSGGAYGVDGAAHRGALGAGGATAAVLACGVDRPYPAGHARLITRIAEQGLVIGELPPGDHPTPSRFVLRNRVIAALTRGTVVVEAALRSGSLVTARAAQRLGRHTMGVPGPATSTLSAGVHEMLRGGAVLVTDAAEIVEQVGAMGELAPDRRGPVLPTDLLDPGTRQVLAGLPARGAATADEIARQAQTTQDDAVARLYELRALGYVERHSDGWKLTRQTMISARGGRSPR encoded by the coding sequence ATCTTCCTCACCCGCGTCCTCGAACCCGGCGACGCGACAGGCGGGCGCTGGGTGCGGGAACTCGGCGTCACCGAAGTCGTCCGGCGCCTGCGCGAAGGCGGCACCGCCCTGCCGGGGGCCGGCGAGAAACGCTGGGCCGGGCTGCGCGCCCGCGCCGTCCGCGCCGACCCCCGCCAGGACCTCGCCGCCGCCCGGACAGCGGGCGTCCGGTTCGTGCCGCCCGGCACGGCGGAGTGGCCCCGGCAACTCGACGACCTGGGCGACGCCCGCCCCCTCGGCCTGTGGGTCCGCGGCCTGCCCAGCCTGCGGATGTGGGCGCTGCGCTCCGTGGCCGTCGTCGGCGCCCGCGCCTGCACCGCCTACGGCGCCCACATGGCCGCCGAACTCGCCGCCGGCCTCACCGAACGCGGCTGGGTCGTCGTCTCCGGCGGGGCCTACGGCGTCGACGGCGCCGCCCACCGCGGCGCCCTCGGCGCGGGCGGCGCCACCGCGGCCGTGCTCGCCTGCGGAGTCGACCGCCCGTACCCGGCCGGCCACGCCCGTCTGATCACCAGGATCGCGGAACAGGGCCTGGTCATCGGCGAACTCCCACCCGGCGACCATCCCACGCCCAGCCGCTTCGTCCTCCGCAACCGGGTGATCGCCGCGCTCACCCGGGGCACCGTGGTCGTCGAAGCCGCCCTCCGCAGCGGCTCCCTCGTCACCGCGCGCGCCGCCCAGCGCCTGGGCCGCCACACCATGGGCGTCCCCGGCCCCGCCACCAGCACCCTCTCCGCCGGAGTGCACGAGATGCTGCGCGGCGGCGCCGTCCTCGTCACCGACGCCGCCGAGATCGTCGAACAGGTCGGCGCCATGGGCGAACTCGCCCCCGACCGGCGCGGACCCGTCCTGCCCACCGACCTCCTCGACCCCGGAACCCGCCAGGTCCTGGCCGGACTCCCCGCCCGGGGCGCCGCGACGGCGGACGAGATCGCCCGCCAGGCACAGACCACCCAGGACGACGCCGTCGCCCGGCTGTACGAACTTCGAGCACTTGGGTACGTCGAACGACACAGCGACGGTTGGAAGTTGACACGCCAAACCATGATCTCCGCGCGCGGCGGCCGAAGTCCGCGCTGA
- a CDS encoding integrase: MLAELDDLDDWLDSRGVEDGSPYLIDPLGRYDVDLNDYFLTELANEPTTTQEAVAYDLKRFLKFLWDNRGRRSWKVATAEDRAAFKHWRISDIAGPRVELTTWDREVATVHQFYIWAVRESHAARNPFRQRKSRSRDPRRRTAEETPAEASHEGRPNDIEWLPPVLYRQWRDAGLRGFTPEGLPDRSFRGRFASRNAAYSDSMIRTGLRLSEQTSLSLFELPEVVPGVLNMRSWLPKAIAKGGSARRIYFAASPLKDVWDYVETDRAEAVEAARDNGAYERIRNPLIITNPRKPVVMLDGERVNIAKLKHHERRRVLIDTPQGLEPAALWLNQYGMPSKPSAWQEVFKTANGRCERLGLKVRCHPHVLRHSFAVITLEQLMRGHIQEMAEMTPGQRFTFQRIFGDPLNWVRMRLGHSSIEVTQLYLHTLEELAMETRMALVPDGWEPTGVHPEDLEEKAVDDAA, encoded by the coding sequence GTGCTGGCCGAACTTGATGACCTTGACGACTGGCTGGACTCGCGGGGAGTCGAGGACGGATCGCCGTACCTGATCGACCCGTTGGGCCGGTACGACGTCGATCTGAACGACTACTTCCTGACCGAGCTGGCGAACGAGCCGACCACTACGCAGGAGGCTGTGGCCTACGACCTGAAGCGGTTCCTGAAGTTCTTGTGGGACAACCGCGGCCGCAGGAGTTGGAAGGTCGCCACGGCGGAGGACCGGGCGGCGTTCAAGCACTGGCGGATCAGCGACATCGCCGGTCCGCGGGTAGAGCTGACAACCTGGGACCGCGAGGTCGCCACAGTCCACCAGTTCTACATCTGGGCGGTGAGGGAGAGCCACGCAGCCCGCAACCCGTTCCGCCAGCGGAAGTCCCGGAGCCGTGATCCGCGCAGGCGGACCGCAGAGGAGACCCCGGCGGAGGCTTCGCACGAGGGCCGCCCCAACGACATCGAGTGGCTGCCACCGGTCCTCTACCGCCAGTGGAGGGATGCGGGACTGCGGGGATTCACCCCGGAGGGGCTCCCGGATCGCTCGTTCCGGGGCCGGTTCGCCTCGCGGAACGCGGCCTACAGCGACTCGATGATCCGCACCGGATTGCGGCTGTCCGAGCAGACCAGTCTGAGCCTGTTCGAGCTGCCCGAGGTGGTGCCGGGCGTGCTGAACATGAGGTCGTGGCTGCCGAAGGCCATCGCCAAGGGCGGCTCGGCCCGCCGGATCTACTTCGCGGCGTCCCCGCTCAAGGACGTGTGGGACTACGTCGAGACCGACCGGGCCGAGGCCGTCGAGGCGGCCCGGGATAACGGCGCCTACGAGCGCATCCGCAATCCGCTGATCATCACCAACCCGCGCAAGCCGGTCGTGATGCTCGACGGCGAGCGCGTGAACATCGCCAAGCTCAAGCACCACGAGCGCCGCCGGGTGCTGATCGACACACCGCAGGGGCTGGAGCCGGCGGCCTTGTGGTTGAACCAGTACGGCATGCCGAGCAAGCCGTCGGCCTGGCAGGAGGTCTTCAAGACCGCCAACGGTCGGTGCGAACGGCTGGGGCTGAAGGTCAGATGCCACCCCCACGTTTTGCGGCACAGCTTCGCGGTGATCACTCTCGAACAGCTGATGCGCGGGCACATCCAGGAGATGGCGGAGATGACGCCGGGCCAGCGCTTCACCTTCCAAAGGATCTTCGGTGACCCGCTGAACTGGGTCCGGATGCGACTGGGCCACTCATCGATCGAGGTCACACAGCTTTACTTGCACACCCTGGAAGAACTGGCGATGGAGACCCGGATGGCGCTGGTCCCCGACGGCTGGGAGCCGACCGGGGTCCACCCGGAGGACCTGGAGGAGAAGGCGGTGGACGATGCCGCCTGA